A portion of the Stigmatella aurantiaca DW4/3-1 genome contains these proteins:
- a CDS encoding endonuclease/exonuclease/phosphatase family protein, with protein MLKLLSSAVLSLLMSLGLTPSTSPELTEALAVTTTTVATHNTLHGSANVKPLADVIGWQEVDTDAGHSKLGALEYYDHFRPGEGRLDARNSIAISWRKNKYEKTGDGSRLTHGGEAGVTPSRFVNWVVLKNKDTGAKLAFINTHYISGAWNGEHPERQERWQTHNAVVREVVADLLSRGLPVVLVGDFNRPLSQDIPGMNHLRTAGVDGVPIDQIYVSRGIGTGPAERLEKYGSDHFAYTATVQY; from the coding sequence ATGCTCAAACTTTTGTCCTCAGCTGTCCTCAGCCTGCTCATGTCCCTGGGGCTCACGCCCTCCACCAGCCCGGAACTGACGGAGGCGCTCGCGGTCACGACGACCACCGTTGCGACCCACAACACCCTTCACGGGAGCGCGAACGTCAAGCCGCTCGCGGACGTCATCGGCTGGCAGGAGGTGGACACCGACGCGGGCCATTCCAAGCTCGGTGCACTCGAGTACTACGACCACTTCCGTCCTGGCGAGGGTCGTCTCGACGCCCGCAACTCCATCGCCATCTCGTGGCGCAAGAACAAGTACGAGAAGACGGGAGACGGCTCCCGGCTCACGCACGGAGGTGAGGCCGGGGTGACGCCCTCTCGCTTCGTGAACTGGGTGGTGTTGAAGAACAAGGACACCGGCGCGAAGCTGGCGTTCATCAACACCCATTACATCTCGGGCGCTTGGAACGGTGAGCACCCCGAGCGCCAGGAGCGCTGGCAGACGCACAACGCCGTGGTGCGCGAGGTTGTGGCGGATCTGCTCTCGAGGGGTTTGCCCGTCGTCCTGGTGGGCGACTTCAACCGTCCGCTCTCGCAGGACATCCCGGGGATGAACCACCTGCGGACGGCGGGTGTCGACGGCGTGCCCATCGACCAGATCTACGTCAGCCGTGGCATCGGCACCGGTCCCGCCGAACGTCTGGAGAAGTACGGCTCCGACCACTTCGCTTACACCGCGACCGTCCAGTACTGA
- a CDS encoding keratin-associated protein 10-2: MISIRSVTLSCIVVLGFVAACGEDSTPRPADPPDASVPVMCNSVGVALCGDSCVSTESNPDHCGGCDNACATGEACEGGVCVALCQIDGKQVAAGAVNAANSCEQCTPTTSATTWTQRADGTSCNPGQVCSAGMCSPKCFIDSVVYAAGAPNPANACETCVPTTSTTTWTARASVPLLVGGDDITAQGWTTVVQAPNSLTYGADYVRLATSTNSGGRTSGQLLITRANAFDETKPFKLQVTMRVESVNTHNSLDSGAAILGSFTSPFGNSTDRSQMIYLDSAAIGWADDTQSAAFPVTDGAYHVYELAVDAAKVATVSIDGVAKLTRNNFSVTGTIAIGDQTNDPNVDGAVQIKSVERLCP; this comes from the coding sequence CCCCGCCCTGCCGATCCACCCGACGCATCTGTGCCCGTGATGTGCAACAGCGTCGGCGTCGCGCTGTGCGGCGACTCCTGCGTGAGCACCGAGAGCAACCCGGATCACTGCGGTGGTTGCGACAATGCCTGCGCGACCGGCGAGGCCTGTGAGGGTGGCGTCTGCGTCGCGCTCTGCCAGATCGACGGCAAGCAGGTCGCCGCCGGGGCGGTGAACGCGGCGAATTCATGCGAACAGTGCACGCCGACGACGTCCGCGACCACGTGGACGCAACGCGCGGACGGGACGTCGTGCAACCCGGGACAGGTCTGCTCGGCCGGCATGTGCAGCCCGAAGTGCTTCATTGACAGCGTGGTCTACGCCGCGGGTGCGCCAAACCCGGCGAACGCCTGCGAGACGTGCGTGCCGACGACGTCGACGACGACGTGGACGGCGCGCGCGAGCGTTCCGCTGTTGGTCGGCGGCGACGACATCACGGCGCAAGGCTGGACGACGGTCGTGCAAGCGCCCAACTCGCTCACGTACGGCGCGGACTACGTTCGCCTCGCGACGTCGACAAACAGTGGTGGGCGGACGAGCGGGCAGCTGCTCATCACACGGGCGAACGCGTTCGACGAAACGAAGCCGTTCAAGCTCCAAGTCACGATGCGAGTCGAGTCGGTGAACACCCACAACTCGTTAGACAGCGGCGCGGCCATCCTGGGGAGCTTCACGTCACCGTTCGGCAACAGCACGGATCGTTCGCAGATGATCTACCTCGACAGCGCGGCGATCGGCTGGGCGGATGACACTCAGTCCGCAGCGTTCCCGGTGACCGACGGCGCGTATCATGTCTACGAGTTGGCGGTGGATGCAGCGAAGGTGGCGACGGTGAGCATCGACGGCGTCGCGAAGCTCACGCGGAACAACTTCTCGGTGACCGGCACCATCGCCATCGGCGACCAGACCAACGACCCGAACGTCGACGGAGCAGTTCAGATCAAGTCGGTCGAGCGGCTCTGTCCTTAA
- a CDS encoding trypsin-like peptidase domain-containing protein, translating to MGAKARGTGFIVRVESGAIDILTALHVVADLAASRASRTPVWHEVSAQVQLGSGEIITVPLGTQGSRSSIDQDWALLRFEGALPSPVVPLRLAGLESRPHARKWQTFGYSDAAPDAGEPHSGDIEDERGNVIYLFDKQGASGTGGFLSGCSGAPCIVEGHVVGIIVEALQRKEKERKAQSIHGAVFALRIEAVAVECGLKDRAARPT from the coding sequence GTGGGGGCAAAGGCGCGAGGCACGGGATTCATCGTGCGCGTCGAGTCCGGAGCCATCGATATTCTCACAGCCCTGCATGTAGTCGCAGACTTGGCGGCCTCTCGCGCCAGCCGGACTCCTGTCTGGCATGAAGTCAGCGCCCAGGTGCAACTCGGAAGCGGCGAGATCATCACGGTTCCCCTGGGGACTCAGGGCTCGCGGAGCAGCATCGACCAGGACTGGGCGCTCCTCCGCTTCGAGGGCGCGCTCCCCAGCCCGGTCGTTCCCCTCAGGCTCGCAGGCCTTGAATCGCGCCCCCATGCTCGGAAGTGGCAAACCTTCGGGTACAGCGACGCGGCCCCCGATGCAGGCGAGCCCCACAGTGGTGACATCGAAGATGAGAGGGGGAACGTCATCTACCTCTTCGACAAGCAGGGGGCCTCCGGCACGGGCGGCTTCCTCTCGGGCTGCTCAGGGGCGCCTTGTATCGTCGAGGGGCATGTTGTCGGCATCATCGTCGAAGCGCTGCAGAGGAAAGAGAAAGAGAGGAAGGCACAGTCCATCCACGGCGCGGTCTTCGCGCTGCGCATCGAGGCGGTCGCCGTTGAGTGTGGTCTTAAGGACAGAGCCGCTCGACCGACTTGA
- a CDS encoding SRPBCC family protein has protein sequence MAEAKNIIIERTYRASVQDLWDLWTTKEGFESWWGPVGFRVDVHEISARLGGTLRYDMIAHAPEVIAEMKKMGEPLSHATRGTFTELEPQRRLALTHVIDFLPGVKPYDSTMWVDFVPSGNSVRMVVTLSPMHNPEFSQMQKEGFSSQLTKLDQRFGA, from the coding sequence ATGGCCGAGGCGAAGAACATCATCATCGAGCGCACCTACCGCGCGAGCGTGCAGGATCTCTGGGACCTGTGGACGACGAAGGAAGGCTTCGAGTCCTGGTGGGGACCAGTGGGTTTCCGCGTCGACGTTCACGAAATCTCGGCGCGCCTCGGCGGCACGCTGCGCTACGACATGATTGCCCACGCGCCGGAAGTCATCGCCGAGATGAAGAAGATGGGTGAGCCGCTTTCGCACGCGACCCGAGGGACCTTCACCGAACTCGAGCCCCAACGAAGGCTCGCCCTTACCCACGTCATCGACTTCCTGCCCGGCGTGAAGCCGTACGACAGCACGATGTGGGTCGACTTCGTCCCGTCCGGAAACAGCGTGCGCATGGTCGTGACGCTGAGCCCCATGCACAACCCGGAGTTCAGCCAGATGCAGAAGGAGGGCTTCAGCAGTCAGCTTACCAAGCTCGACCAACGTTTCGGAGCATAG
- a CDS encoding ArsR/SmtB family transcription factor — protein MHIDAFQTLADPTRRRIVETLRRGERQVGDIVEEAGVHQSGVSRHLRILHESGFVSVRPDGQRRLYSLKPEPFQELDAWLSPYRKLWEERLDRFGAALEQRQKQKNKK, from the coding sequence ATGCATATAGACGCCTTTCAGACCCTCGCCGACCCCACCCGTAGGCGCATTGTCGAAACGCTGCGCCGGGGCGAGCGGCAGGTCGGTGACATCGTCGAAGAGGCCGGCGTCCATCAGTCGGGCGTCTCGCGCCATTTGCGCATCCTCCACGAGTCCGGCTTCGTCTCGGTGCGACCGGACGGGCAACGACGGCTCTATTCCCTCAAGCCAGAGCCTTTTCAGGAGCTCGATGCCTGGCTCTCGCCGTACCGGAAGCTCTGGGAAGAACGCCTCGACCGCTTCGGCGCGGCGCTCGAACAACGTCAAAAACAAAAGAACAAGAAGTAA